From the genome of Deltaproteobacteria bacterium:
CGGCTTTTCCTTGCCGAAGCTGACCGTGGAGAGAGCCTCTTTCGAAACGCCGAGGGAGACGAGGTAGGTCATCACGGCCGTCGCGCGACGTTCACCCAGCGCCAGGTTGTACTCCGCGGTGCCGCGCTCGTCGCAATGCCCCTCGATCTGCATCTTCGCATTGGGGTGCATCTTCAGGTAGTTGGCCACGATCTGGCACGTCATGCGGGCGTCCTCTTTCACCTCCGACTTGTCGAAGTCGAACCGGACGTCGTCGAACTGCGAAAACTTCTCCTCGGTGACCGCGACTCCGGGCGCTGCAGCCGAGGGCGGCGTCGCCGGGGCGACCGCCTCGGGAGCGACCGGCGCCTCTTGCACGGGCGCTCCATTGCCCGCACCGGCCGAGGGGGCGGAAACCCCTCCCTGAGCGCTTTGGGCGCCTTCGGACTTCACCGTCTGTTTCTTGGCGCATCCCACCGACACGAGGGCCGCAACGCACAACGCGAGCACGGCCCATTTCCAGAAAAATGTACCCTTCATTCTGTTCCCCTCCTTTTGATGGATGCATCCGGGCGCGTGAGCGCCCTGCAAACTACCGTCCGGGTGACCAGGCGGGTGAACCGGCGTCCCCGAGGCCGGAAACGAGGGTCCGTTGTCTCCGGCCGTCCGATGAGATGATTTTGACGGCAGAATAGCCCCTTTTCCTGTACGTGTAAACCAGGGAGCGGCCGTCGGGGGAAAAAGACGGGTCTTCGCAGTCGCCATCCG
Proteins encoded in this window:
- the pal gene encoding peptidoglycan-associated lipoprotein Pal, with product MKGTFFWKWAVLALCVAALVSVGCAKKQTVKSEGAQSAQGGVSAPSAGAGNGAPVQEAPVAPEAVAPATPPSAAAPGVAVTEEKFSQFDDVRFDFDKSEVKEDARMTCQIVANYLKMHPNAKMQIEGHCDERGTAEYNLALGERRATAVMTYLVSLGVSKEALSTVSFGKEKPLDPGHNEEAWAKNRRAHFVLK